The Anabrus simplex isolate iqAnaSimp1 chromosome 1, ASM4041472v1, whole genome shotgun sequence genome window below encodes:
- the LOC136857339 gene encoding putative apoptosis-inducing factor 1, mitochondrial, translating to MCDAKSDKKPVCAIKTAQRIVYLNKKNPHSWESNPTSVPCPKKGRKRLKTTLIILLLTAICVWTCVEGYKILFPELQLTEADRERLRKKGIKKIIKVPRESIEIPVYVPYLLIGGGTASYFAARAILSRQPNAKILIISEEPQYPYLRPPLSKDLWTKDEVPERLQNEDIINRQIFFERNEFYTRCEDLMSNSNGGVAVAKGWKVTKLDPSTKTVQLDNHHTIEYEKCLLATGSVPNKLPAFENAPEEVKHKIVYYQRLDDFEYVHEAVKSGVKDIAIIGGGYLATELAHSLNRYAKRYGYKVHLIFRDRNLLEHTLPEYLSEFASNKLQEMGVNVKPRTTVERVRLKSEDDVVLNLSRGRPLTVQAVIVASGSKPNTQLAQCSGLEVDKYCGGFKANAELMARSSLWVAGDCASFFDKKYGRRTVQHAGNAILSGQVAGENMTGLGRPYSSLACFRSTMGPSLSYEGLGVIDSSLDTVSVFLSGKDKNPIVDISTCNKYIAAKNNYERGVIFYLFKNKVVGIILWNLPEKSRIAREVIKQEKSYEEINDVINLFLKPKTDVT from the coding sequence ATGTGTGATGCAAAGTCGGATAAGAAACCCGTATGTGCCATCAAAACCGCTCAAAGAATTGTTTATTTAAATAAGAAAAACCCACATTCGTGGGAAAGTAATCCAACTAGTGTTCCATGCCCGAAGAAAGGCCGAAAGCGTTTGAAAACTACTCTGATCATTCTTTTACTAACGGCCATTTGTGTATGGACTTGTGTTGAGGGATATAAAATATTATTTCCAGAATTACAGTTAACAGAAGCTGACAGGGAACGGCTTAGAAAGAAAGGTATAAAGAAGATAATTAAAGTGCCCCGTGAATCTATAGAAATTCCAGTTTATGTGCCGTACTTACTTATAGGTGGAGGAACAGCCTCATACTTTGCAGCTCGAGCAATTTTGTCTCGCCAACCCAACGCTAAAATTCTCATAATTTCGGAAGAACCTCAATATCCTTACCTAAGACCACCATTGAGCAAAGACCTGTGGACTAAGGACGAAGTACCGGAGCGACTTCAGAATGAAGATATTATAAACAGGCAGATATTCTTTGAACGTAATGAATTTTATACTCGCTGCGAAGATTTGATGTCAAACAGTAACGGAGGTGTTGCTGTGGCAAAAGGGTGGAAAGTTACCAAGCTTGATCCCTCAACAAAAACAGTTCAGTTAGACAACCACCACACAATTGAATACGAGAAATGTCTTCTTGCTACCGGTTCTGTTCCTAATAAATTACCTGCCTTTGAAAATGCACCTGAAGAAGTAAAGCATAAAATTGTATATTATCAACGTCTGGATGATTTCGAGTACGTTCATGAAGCGGTCAAGAGTGGCGTAAAAGATATAGCTATTATCGGTGGAGGTTATCTCGCCACTGAACTAGCCCATTCACTCAATCGTTATGCTAAGCGGTATGGCTATAAAGTACATCTAATTTTCCGAGATAGGAATTTATTAGAGCATACTCTGCCAGAATATTTAAGTGAATTTGCCAGTAATAAGCTGCAAGAAATGGGAGTGAATGTCAAACCGCGAACCACTGTTGAAAGAGTGCGTTTGAAGAGTGAAGACGATGTAGTGCTAAACCTGAGCAGGGGAAGACCTTTGACAGTCCAGGCTGTTATTGTTGCTTCGGGGTCGAAGCCGAACACTCAGCTTGCTCAATGTTCAGGTCTGGAAGTTGACAAATACTGTGGAGGATTTAAAGCTAACGCAGAACTGATGGCACGATCGAGTCTGTGGGTAGCTGGTGACTGTGCTAGCTTCTTCGATAAGAAGTATGGACGAAGAACAGTTCAGCATGCTGGAAACGCTATTCTTTCAGGACAAGTTGCAGGAGAAAACATGACAGGACTGGGTAGACCATACAGTTCCCTAGCGTGTTTCAGGTCTACCATGGGACCATCTTTAAGTTACGAAGGATTGGGCGTTATTGATTCCAGTTTGGATACTGTCAGCGTCTTCCTTTCTGGTAAGGACAAGAATCCTATAGTAGACATATCGACATGTAATAAGTATATTGCAGCAAAGAATAACTACGAGCGGGGTGTAATATTCTACTTATTCAAGAATAAAGTGGTAGGAATAATTCTCTGGAATCTTCCCGAAAAATCACGTATCGCTCGAGAAGTTATAAAGCAAGAAAAGTCATACGAAGAAATCAATGATGTTATCAACTTATTCCTAAAGCCAAAGACAGACGTAACATGA